The genomic region GAGGTGGTTCTAACGGTGGATTGCTAGTAGGTGCAACTATGACTCAGCGACCTGACCTTATGAAAGTAGCATTGCCTGCTGTTGGAGTAATGGACATGTTAAGATATCATACCTTTACTGCGGGTGCAGGTTGGGCGTATGATTATGGTACTTCGGAAGATAACAAAGAAATGTTCCAGTATCTTTATAACTATTCTCCAGTGCATAGCGTTGAAGCAGGTACTGAATATCCTGCGACACTGGTTACAACTGGAGATCATGACGACCGTGTAGTACCTGCACATTCTTTTAAATTTGCTGCTGAACTACAGGATAAGCAAGAAGGAACTAATCCTACGCTTATTAGAATTGAGACCAATGCCGGTCATGGTGCCGGAAAACCAACCAGTAAGATTATTGAAGAATATGCAGATATCTTCGGTTTTACATTATATAATATGGGTTTTGAAGCACTTCCAAATGAACTGAAAGAGATTACTAAAGATTAATATTGTTGATCATCTGGATCACAAAAAAAGCGCGGCTCTTTAGCCGTGCTTTTTTTTGTTGTATTTCAGCAAGCTCTAGTTTACCTGTTTTAACTCTCCAGACTCTTCATCTACCAGAAACCCTTTTTCAGCTTTATGCAGGATCTCTTCATCATCATCTGAGTAAGCTTCCAGCAATTCATACTCTCCAAGCGCTTCGTCTAAACGTCTTATTTTCTCTGCATCGTTACAAGCCTTGCCTTCAATAGTATAATTACCATTTTTATAAGTTGTTCTTGTTCCAAGTACCTGAACAGGGAGAATTTGTTCCAGGTATTTCGTATAGATTTCGAATCCACCGGTAACCACAAACACCTTGATACCCTGCTCATCAAATTTCTGAATATCTTCCAGCATTTTATTTCTGAAGAATTCCGGGTATTCCAGGTTCCAGAATTGCTCTGCATACTTGTTCACCGTTTCAGGATCCAGGTTTTTGAGATAATCGTAAAAGTTCTCTTTGAAATCAGTTTTGCTCACAAGCCGCATGTTTCCCAGCATTTTTAACCATCCAAGCTGGGCAAGTCTTATCAACTTATACCCATTTTTATAACATACAAATTTGAAAAATTCATCTTTGGAAGATTTTTGATATAAGGTCTTATTAAGATCGTAAACGACTATTTTTTGCATTCGATGATTCAATTCTAATTTATGTTCTTTAGCTTTAAAATAAGTTACGCAAATAGCTATTTATGGAAACTTATATTATGATAATTTCAACAAGAATTTAACCTATGCTTCAGCTTAAGAATGTCTCCTTCGCCTATGATACTGAGCCTGTATTGAAAAATATCAATATGAACATTAAACCGGCTGAGAACATTTCGATCATTGGTGAAAGTGGCTGTGGTAAAAGCACCTTGCTAAAACTCATCTACGGACTCTTACATACAGAAGGAAAGATCATTTGGAAGGACAAAGAGCTTCTAGGTCC from Christiangramia sp. OXR-203 harbors:
- a CDS encoding HAD family hydrolase; translated protein: MQKIVVYDLNKTLYQKSSKDEFFKFVCYKNGYKLIRLAQLGWLKMLGNMRLVSKTDFKENFYDYLKNLDPETVNKYAEQFWNLEYPEFFRNKMLEDIQKFDEQGIKVFVVTGGFEIYTKYLEQILPVQVLGTRTTYKNGNYTIEGKACNDAEKIRRLDEALGEYELLEAYSDDDEEILHKAEKGFLVDEESGELKQVN